The Micromonospora sediminicola genome contains a region encoding:
- a CDS encoding FkbM family methyltransferase, with protein MLARAWGITRSLAIYHGQPAKHRRARELYGQFLSPGDLGFDIGAHVGGRVRTWRRLGARVVAVEPQPDCLRVLRLAFGRDDGVVIEPTAVGARAGQARLELSSATPTVSTMSSSWIDSVTADPSFAKVRWDRSVEVPVVTLDDLVARHGEPAFCKVDVEGFEVDVLSGLSRPVRGLSFEYLPPAHDAALAALDLVERLGARAGGYRYNFSPVETMRFAAERWLDADGLVRLLETYRPTGRSGDVYARLASA; from the coding sequence ATGCTCGCGCGGGCCTGGGGGATCACCCGTTCCCTGGCCATCTACCACGGCCAGCCGGCGAAGCACCGGCGCGCCCGGGAGCTGTACGGGCAGTTCCTCTCCCCCGGCGACCTCGGCTTCGACATCGGCGCCCACGTCGGCGGGCGGGTACGCACCTGGCGGCGACTCGGCGCGCGGGTGGTCGCGGTCGAGCCGCAGCCGGACTGCCTGCGCGTGCTGCGCCTGGCCTTCGGGCGGGACGACGGGGTCGTGATCGAACCCACCGCGGTCGGGGCCCGGGCCGGGCAGGCGCGACTGGAGCTGTCCTCCGCCACGCCGACCGTGTCCACCATGTCGTCGTCCTGGATCGACTCGGTCACGGCGGACCCGAGCTTCGCCAAGGTCCGGTGGGACCGCTCGGTCGAGGTGCCGGTGGTGACGCTCGACGACCTGGTCGCGCGGCACGGCGAGCCGGCGTTCTGCAAGGTCGACGTCGAGGGCTTCGAGGTCGACGTGCTGTCCGGGCTCAGCCGGCCGGTGCGCGGGCTCTCCTTCGAGTACCTCCCGCCGGCGCACGACGCCGCGCTCGCCGCGCTCGACCTCGTGGAGCGGCTGGGCGCGCGGGCGGGCGGCTACCGCTACAACTTCTCCCCGGTGGAGACCATGCGCTTCGCCGCTGAGCGCTGGCTGGACGCGGACGGCCTGGTGCGGCTGCTGGAGACGTACCGCCCGACCGGCCGCTCCGGCGACGTCTACGCCCGTCTGGCCTCCGCCTGA
- a CDS encoding DUF1697 domain-containing protein: MARYAALLRGVNVGNAQLAMADLRRLVIDLGHTDVKTYLQSGNVVFTSPPTDGEVLAEGIAKRLADELGLRVPVLVRDAGELAAVVDASPYAGRQDDPTRVLVAFLSAAPAPARARELAVPAGEDMEYALTGREVHLHFPTGRYGRTKFTNAYLEKVLGVAATVRNWKSVLALRDLTAG, translated from the coding sequence ATGGCCCGCTACGCCGCCCTGCTGCGGGGCGTCAACGTCGGCAACGCCCAACTGGCGATGGCCGACCTGCGACGCCTCGTTATCGACCTCGGGCACACCGACGTCAAGACCTACCTGCAGAGCGGCAACGTGGTGTTCACCAGCCCACCCACCGACGGTGAGGTCCTCGCCGAGGGCATCGCGAAGCGCCTCGCCGACGAGCTGGGCCTGCGGGTGCCGGTCCTGGTGCGGGACGCGGGCGAGCTGGCCGCCGTGGTCGACGCCAGCCCGTACGCCGGGCGGCAGGACGACCCGACCCGGGTGCTGGTGGCGTTCCTGTCCGCCGCGCCCGCGCCGGCGCGGGCCCGCGAGCTGGCCGTGCCCGCCGGCGAGGACATGGAGTACGCGCTGACCGGTCGGGAGGTGCACCTGCACTTTCCGACCGGCCGCTACGGGCGGACGAAGTTCACCAACGCGTACCTGGAGAAGGTCCTGGGCGTGGCGGCGACGGTCCGCAACTGGAAGTCGGTGCTGGCCCTGCGCGACCTCACCGCCGGCTGA
- a CDS encoding aldo/keto reductase, producing MRYRTIGTDPATRREVSVLSLGAMLFGTATDEATSYAVLDRYVEAGGTFVDTSDNYAFWQNGGQGGESEELLGRWRRSRGVGDEVVVATKLGARPLAPGTSYLDNAEGLSAKVIRESAERSRERLGLDRIDLLYAHIEDHDVPLRETVEGFAELVAEGTVGLLGASNHRAWRVERARAIAAAAGLPGYEVLQYHRSYLPSRVDLPNALDPDGDVGWVGPDLASYLRAEPGLTLVAYSPLLKGAYVKSERLGEEYALPSTPARLAALRAVADETGATVNQVVLAWLMGGDLPAIPLVGFSSVAQLDEALGAVDLELTAEQRARLDAAR from the coding sequence ATGCGCTACCGCACCATCGGCACCGACCCGGCCACCCGCCGCGAGGTCAGCGTGCTCAGCCTCGGCGCGATGCTCTTCGGCACCGCCACCGACGAGGCCACCTCGTACGCCGTCCTGGACCGCTACGTGGAGGCCGGCGGCACGTTCGTCGACACCTCGGACAACTACGCCTTCTGGCAGAACGGCGGCCAGGGCGGGGAGAGCGAGGAACTGCTCGGCCGCTGGCGGCGCAGCCGCGGGGTGGGCGACGAGGTGGTGGTCGCCACCAAGCTCGGCGCCCGTCCGCTCGCGCCCGGCACCAGCTACCTCGACAACGCGGAGGGCCTGTCGGCGAAGGTGATCCGCGAGTCCGCCGAACGCAGCCGCGAGCGGCTCGGGCTCGACCGGATCGACCTGCTCTACGCCCACATCGAGGACCACGACGTCCCGCTGCGGGAGACCGTGGAGGGCTTCGCCGAGCTGGTCGCCGAGGGCACCGTCGGGCTGCTGGGCGCGAGCAACCACCGCGCCTGGCGGGTCGAGCGGGCCCGCGCGATCGCCGCCGCGGCCGGCCTGCCCGGGTACGAGGTGCTCCAGTACCACCGCAGCTACCTGCCGTCGCGGGTGGACCTGCCGAACGCGCTGGACCCGGACGGCGACGTCGGCTGGGTCGGCCCGGACCTGGCCAGTTACCTGCGGGCCGAGCCCGGGCTCACGCTCGTCGCGTACTCGCCGCTGCTCAAGGGGGCGTACGTGAAGTCGGAGCGGCTGGGCGAGGAGTATGCCCTGCCGTCGACCCCGGCCCGGCTGGCGGCGCTGCGCGCGGTGGCCGACGAGACCGGGGCCACGGTCAACCAGGTGGTGCTGGCCTGGCTGATGGGCGGCGACCTGCCGGCGATCCCGCTGGTCGGCTTCTCCTCGGTGGCGCAACTGGACGAGGCCCTGGGCGCGGTCGACCTGGAGCTGACCGCCGAGCAGCGGGCCCGGTTGGACGCGGCCCGCTGA
- a CDS encoding aldo/keto reductase — protein sequence MAANRVPDISLNDGNTIPQLGFGVFQIDPKDTAQAVGTALEIGYRHIDTAQMYGNEAEVGQAVRASGLDRDEVFVTSKLNNGFHRPDDARKAFEQSLREMKLDHLDLFLIHWPLPTLYDGDFVSTWKVLEDLQREGKVKSIGVSNFQVAHLEQLAAEADVVPAVNQIEAHPYFGNEEVRAYDRAHNILTEAWSPIAQGKVLDDPTVVDIAEEVGRTPAQVVLRWHVQRGDIVFPKSTTPKRIEENFAIFDFSLDDAAMDRLTGLGRGEAGRQGPNPDTFDYVPS from the coding sequence ATGGCCGCCAACCGCGTTCCGGACATCTCGCTCAACGACGGCAACACCATCCCGCAGCTCGGCTTCGGGGTGTTCCAGATCGACCCGAAGGACACCGCGCAGGCGGTCGGCACCGCGCTGGAGATCGGCTACCGGCACATCGACACCGCCCAGATGTACGGCAACGAGGCCGAGGTCGGTCAGGCGGTGCGCGCCTCCGGGCTGGACCGGGACGAGGTGTTCGTCACCAGCAAGCTAAACAACGGCTTCCACCGACCGGACGACGCCCGCAAGGCGTTCGAGCAGTCGCTGCGCGAGATGAAGCTCGACCACCTCGACCTGTTCCTGATCCACTGGCCGCTGCCCACCCTCTACGACGGCGACTTCGTCTCCACCTGGAAGGTGCTGGAGGACCTCCAGCGGGAGGGCAAGGTCAAGTCGATCGGCGTGTCCAACTTCCAGGTCGCTCACCTGGAGCAACTGGCCGCCGAGGCCGACGTGGTGCCGGCGGTCAACCAGATCGAGGCGCACCCCTACTTCGGCAACGAGGAGGTGCGCGCGTACGACCGCGCCCACAACATCCTCACCGAGGCGTGGTCGCCGATCGCGCAGGGCAAGGTGCTCGACGACCCGACCGTGGTCGACATCGCCGAGGAGGTCGGGCGGACCCCGGCCCAGGTGGTGCTGCGCTGGCACGTGCAGCGCGGCGACATCGTCTTCCCGAAGTCGACCACCCCGAAGCGGATCGAGGAGAACTTCGCGATCTTCGACTTCTCGCTCGACGACGCCGCGATGGACCGGCTCACCGGCCTGGGCCGGGGCGAGGCCGGCCGGCAGGGCCCGAACCCGGACACGTTCGACTACGTGCCGAGCTGA
- a CDS encoding sulfatase, whose product MTHDEPSRPQRDETARATSDAEAEAAPPTDDAPASGRPTDDALASGDAEPADEGPGEAVTDGAAPRRRRVPALVVTALAAVLVLVALTLPNEVDLLAPAAFLRIPVEGLVAVALLLVLPARPRRVLATLLGALLGLVLVLTIVDLGFSTVLDRPFDLIADWAFLAAGAEFLAESYGRAAQVGAVVAAVAAVVAVPVLVTLSVRRLAGVAARHRVASTRAATALAAAWVVCAVLGAQVVPGLPVAADTVATGVYDRAGQVRSGLHDQERLRTQLAGDPFQDAPGDQLLTGLRGKDVLVTFVESYGRVAVEDPELAPEVDAILDDGTRQLRAAGYGSRSAFLTSSTTGGGSWLAHATLMSGIRADNQLRYTNLVRSDRLTLNGAFRRAGWRTSLVMPALTRAWPEADFFAPDRVYSAEDLGYRGPTFSFSSPPDQFTLEAFQRAERAPGHAPVMAEIPLLSSHIPWSPVPKLVDWDDLGDGSVFTGTNRAPRADEGTRRAYRKSIVYSLRTLISYVQRYGDENLVLVFLGDHQPARSITGEGADKDVPITIVAKDPAVLDRISGWGWQDGLNPAPDAPVWPMESFRDRFLRTFGPQSRTHS is encoded by the coding sequence GTGACCCACGACGAACCGTCCCGCCCGCAGCGGGACGAGACGGCGCGCGCCACGAGCGACGCCGAAGCCGAGGCAGCCCCGCCGACCGACGACGCCCCCGCGTCCGGCCGGCCGACCGACGACGCTCTCGCGTCCGGGGACGCCGAGCCGGCGGACGAGGGCCCGGGCGAGGCCGTCACGGACGGCGCCGCGCCTCGGCGACGGCGCGTGCCGGCCCTGGTGGTGACCGCGCTGGCCGCCGTGCTCGTGCTGGTCGCCCTGACCCTGCCGAACGAGGTGGACCTGCTCGCCCCGGCCGCGTTCCTCCGGATCCCGGTGGAGGGGCTGGTCGCGGTCGCCCTGCTGCTGGTGCTGCCGGCCCGGCCGCGCCGGGTGTTGGCCACGCTGCTCGGCGCGCTCCTCGGCCTGGTCCTGGTGCTGACCATCGTCGACCTCGGTTTCTCGACGGTCCTCGACCGCCCGTTCGACCTGATCGCCGACTGGGCCTTCCTCGCCGCCGGGGCGGAGTTCCTCGCCGAGTCCTACGGCCGGGCCGCCCAGGTGGGCGCGGTCGTCGCGGCCGTGGCCGCGGTCGTCGCCGTACCGGTGCTGGTCACGCTGTCGGTGCGGCGGCTGGCCGGCGTCGCGGCCCGGCACCGGGTCGCGAGCACCCGCGCCGCCACCGCGCTCGCGGCCGCCTGGGTGGTCTGCGCCGTGCTCGGCGCGCAGGTCGTCCCGGGTCTACCGGTCGCCGCCGACACGGTCGCGACCGGCGTGTACGACCGCGCCGGGCAGGTGCGTTCGGGGCTGCACGACCAGGAGCGGCTGCGCACCCAGCTCGCCGGCGACCCGTTCCAGGACGCCCCGGGCGACCAGTTGCTCACCGGGTTGCGCGGCAAGGACGTCCTGGTCACGTTCGTGGAGAGCTACGGCCGGGTCGCGGTGGAGGACCCGGAGCTGGCGCCGGAGGTGGACGCCATCCTCGACGACGGGACGCGGCAACTGCGCGCGGCCGGCTACGGCAGCCGCAGCGCGTTCCTCACCTCGTCCACCACCGGCGGGGGCAGCTGGCTGGCGCACGCCACGCTGATGAGCGGCATCCGGGCGGACAACCAGCTGCGCTACACCAACCTGGTGCGCAGCGACCGCCTGACCCTGAACGGCGCGTTCAGGCGCGCCGGGTGGCGGACGTCGCTGGTCATGCCGGCGCTCACCCGGGCCTGGCCGGAGGCCGACTTCTTCGCCCCCGACCGGGTCTACAGCGCCGAGGATCTCGGCTACCGGGGGCCGACGTTCAGCTTCTCCTCGCCGCCGGACCAGTTCACGCTGGAGGCGTTCCAGCGCGCGGAGCGGGCACCCGGGCACGCACCGGTGATGGCCGAGATCCCGCTGCTGTCCAGCCACATCCCGTGGTCGCCGGTGCCGAAACTCGTCGACTGGGACGACCTCGGTGACGGGTCGGTCTTCACCGGCACCAACCGCGCCCCCCGCGCCGACGAGGGCACCCGCCGGGCCTATCGGAAGTCGATCGTCTACTCGCTGCGCACGTTGATCTCCTACGTCCAGCGGTACGGCGACGAGAACCTGGTGCTGGTCTTTCTCGGCGACCACCAGCCGGCCCGGTCGATCACCGGCGAGGGGGCCGACAAGGACGTGCCGATCACGATCGTGGCCAAGGATCCGGCCGTGCTCGACCGGATCTCCGGATGGGGCTGGCAGGACGGCCTGAACCCGGCCCCGGACGCCCCGGTCTGGCCGATGGAGTCGTTCCGCGACCGCTTCCTGCGGACGTTCGGACCGCAGTCCCGCACTCACAGTTAG